From the genome of Nasonia vitripennis strain AsymCx chromosome 1, Nvit_psr_1.1, whole genome shotgun sequence, one region includes:
- the LOC100121355 gene encoding trypsin-1 codes for MISFVVVVALVAAANANPISRQDSTIFPNGRIVGGENAVIETYPYQIELQVNGRHHCGGSIIAANWVLTAAHCVGAPAEYFLVRAGTSIKIQGGSVHKVEEIIRHESYYLNNGVPVNDIALIRVKEAFQFDDTRQPINLFKIGEETAPGSKAVITGWGSTGKGSPVQLQTVTVPIISKDLCNTAYSTWGGIPEGQICAAYYGVGGKDACQGDSGGPLAVDGRLAGVVSWGNGCALPNWPGVYTEVAAFREWIERHVEF; via the exons ATGATTTCATTCGTGGTTGTCGTTGCCTTAGTGGCTGCTGCTAATG CCAATCCAATCTCTCGCCAAGACAGTACGATCTTCCCAAATGGTCGCATTGTCGGTGGTGAAAATGCGGTGATCGAGACCTATCCTTACCAGATCGAGTTACAAGTTAACGGTCGCCACCATTGCGGTGGTTCCATCATTGCCGCCAACTGGGTTCTGACCGCTGCTCACTGTGTTGGTGCGCCAGCTGAATACTTCCTTGTCCGTGCTGGTACTTCTATTAAGATACAGGGAGGCAGCGTCCACAAGGTCGAAGAGATCATCCGTCACGAGTCCTACTATTTGAACAACGGCGTCCCAGTCAACGACATTGCGTTGATCCGAGTGAAGGAAGCTTTCCAGTTCGACGACACCCGTCAGCCCATCAACCTATTCAAAATTGGTGAAGAAACTGCCCCAGGAAGCAAAGCAGTGATTACTGGATGGGGTAGCACCGGTAAGGGATCGCCTGTCCAGCTGCAAACCGTAACTGTGCCCATCATCAGCAAGGATCTCTGCAACACCGCCTATTCGACCTGGGGAGGTATTCCCGAAGGTCAGATCTGCGCTGCCTACTACGGAGTCGGTGGTAAGGACGCCTGCCAGGGTGACTCTGGTGGTCCTTTAGCTGTAGACGGACGTCTGGCTGGTGTTGTCTCCTGGGGCAATGGTTGTGCTCTTCCCAACTGGCCTGGTGTCTATACTGAAGTTGCTGCATTCCGCGAATGGATCGAGAGACACGTCGAGttctga
- the LOC100121338 gene encoding multidrug resistance-associated protein 5 isoform X2 — MTIDNTSFFSYIYSSWLTKYLWKAYRKGITLDEVPDISALDSSSCNIQKFENLWNEELRHRGPTSASLPLVAWRFVRFRVLTSCILNAASQIVSFILQTIFLRKLLEYSEGSESYFFNGMHWVIYIVVFDLLQMTLSTWSDIMNQRTALRLKSACLSLLFKKVVNLNSVTHKNTDELLSMLSRDGHKIYEAVKYGTSIVNGPVVTVCALICISLWLSPSALLGIVIFLSFYVIQYWLVHLIDYCKSGANEFTRIRIKKTVSALKSIRLIKINGWEQHFVQNITNVRSRESKWLWKLSYVNSLNSSIAHAIPIIAIIAIFFMHFSMTRDLTASVAFPICVVVIVQMQSAFMSMKSSLSRLRDSLITFNKIKGGLLLEDTSCHVSKPYEASQAVAIVNGTFVHDKFKKQNYDSENAEDANIDSVTEPEKEKLTEQPTFQPKRIEILSNITFKAKKGQLIGICGKANSGKSSLLLAALGQIKMTNGQLMRQGSCAYVGQKAWLSNTTIRENILFEEAYDAKRYYEAQVVCKLRQDIKRLPDGDETEIGETGVEIPEALRQKIALARAFYADRDIYFMDDPLSSMENSVAQEIFEDLIIRALGEKTILFVTHDLEYLDRCDYMYIMRDRRIAEHGRHKELMRLGREYAAMVRTAIDAEGDYANEFSDSQDDNSEKETEDLKAKENRKASLNNGANTDNESRKSNSSSIDGDEDNVEPREITAMTYYTYVKSLGGFVLLFPIILVYVIYASIGVLSLLRLTWWIEAINDTEKENSFSFYKNWYGSCFFLVVLGCIVQSFVVQFATTRIADNIHYNLLNKILNAPIKFFDAASIGRIKNLLLQDLDNVSLSLPSKLDNTLRYMIVGFIAFFVLMSTIPWFTNYVVFCSILFFFVGKIYRAAQKNLIRLENMVRLATKNFLQNSIQGLSTIRTFKKENDLLSKFQDLMDHNSACIFIKGVSEKWLSIRLQILTTTCIFVAASSIVTMKGEISPAVAGLTFVFILQVPNIIEMNIRYFSKTEIGFVSVKNICDYLQALVHERDNKPASFNPDLEWPATGSIDFEKVHMTLGYDARFMLSNATFSIMDSEKIGLLARKELDKSAFIEAIYRLNELAEGKISIDNVDISKIDLKLLRNRISIIPRAPVFYGTVRFFLDPAKLHTDADIWHALERVHLKDKISAVASKLHYTIDGKIFSTSEKQRLFLAKAFLCQNKILLIEEIVNPDFEASGLVNQVIEKEFSNSTVVTITSRTRTALSCDRVLVIDSSRVLEFDTPSILMADQNSNLRKIIEEEDAAKKRRASIQKL, encoded by the exons ATGACTATAGACAACACGAGCTTCTTTTCCTACATCTACTCGTCATGGCTTACGAAGTACCTGTGGAAGGCCTACAGGAAAGGCATTACTCTTGACGAAGTACCGGACATATCGGCTCTGGATAGCTCTTCGTGCAACATACAAAA ATTCGAGAATCTATGGAACGAAGAGTTGAGGCATCGAGGGCCGACCTCGGCGTCCCTGCCGCTGGTCGCCTGGAGATTCGTTAGGTTCCGGGTTCTCACCTCGTGTATTTTGAACGCTGCTTCCCAAATCGTCAGCTTCATACTTCAG ACGATATTTTTGAGAAAACTTCTGGAGTACAGCGAGGGTTCCGAGAGTTATTTCTTCAACGGCATGCACTGGGTGATCTACATAGTCGTATTCGATCTGCTGCAGATGACGCTATCGACTTGGAGTGATATAATGAATCAACGAACGGCTCTTCGCTTGAAATCAGCTTGCTTGAGTCTGCTGTTCAAAAAAGTCGTGAACTTGAACAGCGTCACGCATAAGAACACGGATGAA CTCTTGAGCATGCTGTCGAGAGACGGGCATAAAATTTACGAGGCGGTTAAATATggaacgtcgatagtcaatgGCCCAGTTGTGACCGTATGCGCGCTGATCTGCATTTCGCTCTGGTTGAGTCCATCAGCGCTATTGGGAATAGTCATATTTCTGTCGTTCTATGTTATTCAA TATTGGTTAGTGCATTTGATCGATTATTGCAAATCGGGCGCTAATGAATTCACTAGGATTAGAATAAAGAAAACAGTGTCAGCACTGAAATCCATTAGACTGATCAAAATCAATGGATGGGAGCAGCATTTCGTTCAAAATATAACAA ATGTTCGCAGTAGAGAAAGCAAATGGCTGTGGAAACTTTCGTACGTTAATAGTCTCAATTCATCGATAGCTCATGCCATCCCGATCATTGCGATCATAGCAATATTTTTCATGCACTTTAGCATGACTCGTGATTTGACAGCATCAGTA GCTTTTCCGATCTGTGTTGTTGTCATAGTACAAATGCAAAGTGCCTTTATGTCGATGAAATCGTCTTTATCTCGCCTCAGAGATTCACTGATaactttcaacaaaattaag GGCGGTCTGTTATTGGAAGATACCAGTTGCCACGTGTCAAAGCCATACGAGGCGTCCCAGGCAGTAGCGATTGTTAACGGAACCTTTGTTCATGATAAATTTAAGAAGCAAAACTATGATTCTGAAAATGCAGAGGACGCAAA CATCGACAGTGTAACTGAACCAGAAAAGGAGAAGTTAACAGAGCAACCGACGTTTCAGCCTAAGCGCATTGAAATTCTATCCAACATAACCTTCAAGGCGAAGAAGGGTCAACTGATCGGAATTTGCGGCAAAGCCAACAGCGGCAAATCATCTCTTCTATTGGCTGCATTGGGTCAGATCAAGATGACCAATGGTCAGCTGATGCGACAAGGCAGCTGCGCTTACGTAGGTCAAAAGGCTTGGCTGTCTAACACTACAATTAGAGAGAATATTCTATTCGAAGAAGCATACGATGCCAAGAGGTACTACGAGGCTCAGGTGGTTTGCAAGCTGAGGCAGGATATAAAAAGACTACCCGATGGTGATGAAACTGAGATCGGAGAAACTGGAGTGGAAATACCGGAAGCACTGAGGCAGAAAATAGCACTTGCAAGAGCATTTTACGCTGACAG GGACATTTACTTTATGGATGATCCTCTGAGCTCCATGGAGAATAGCGTGGCGCAAGAGATATTTGAAGATCTTATTATCAGAGCACTCGGAGAAAAAACTATTCTTTTCGTTACGCATGACCTCGAG TATTTAGATAGATGCGATTATATGTATATCATGCGTGATAGAAGAATAGCAGAACACGGAAGACACAAAGAATTAATGCGATTAGGTAGAGAGTACGCGGCGATGGTCCGAACAGCGATCGACGCAGAAGGTGATTATGCCAATGA ATTTTCAGATTCTCAGGATGATAATTCGGAAAAAGAAACGGAAGATTTGAAAGCAAAGGAAAATAGAAAAGCTTCCTTAAATAACGGCGCGAACACGGATAATGAGTCACGTAAATCAAATAGTAGCTCTATCGATGGCGATGAAGATAATGTCGAACCTCGAGAAATAACCGCAATGACATACTACACCTACGTGAAGTCTCTCGGCGGGTTCGTtctactttttcccattaTTTTGGTGTACGTTATTTACGCCAGCATTGGAGTTCTCAGCTTACTACGACTAACCTGGTGGATAGAAGCTATTAATGat actgaaaaagaaaatagtttCTCGTTTTACAAAAATTGGTACGGCTCCTGCTTCTTCCTCGTCGTACTGGGCTGCATAGTACAAAGCTTCGTGGTGCAATTCGCGACTACGAGAATAGCCGATAATATACACTACAATCTCCTGAATAAAATACTTAACGCCCCGATAAAATTCTTCGATGCTGCTTCAATCGGAAGAATTAAGAATCTCTTGTTACAGGACTTGGATAATG TTAGTCTCTCGCTGCCGTCTAAGTTGGACAATACTTTGCGATATATGATAGTTGGATTTATCGCGTTCTTCGTTTTGATGAGTACGATTCCGTGGTTCACCAACTACGTAGTGTTTTGCAGCATACTTTTCTTCTTCGTTGGAAAAATTTACAG AGCTgctcaaaaaaatcttatACGTCTGGAAAACATGGTGAGACTAGCAACTAAGAATTTTCTTCAGAATAGTATCCAAGGCCTTAGCACAATACGAACGTTTAAGAAGGAAAACGATTTACTGAGCAA ATTCCAGGACCTGATGGATCACAACAGTGcctgtatttttatcaaaggCGTTTCGGAGAAATGGCTTTCCATAAGACTACAGATACTCACGACGACCTGCATTTTCGTCGCCGCGTCTTCAATAGTGACCATGAAGGGAGAGATATCGCCTGCTGTAGCTGGACTCACGTTCGTCTTTATACTGCAAGTGCCGAACATCATCGAGATGAACAtaagatatttttcaaaaacggAAATCGGTTTTGTGAGCGTGAAGAACATATGCGACTATCTGCAA GCTTTAGTACATGAAAGAGATAACAAACCGGCATCGTTCAATCCAGATTTAGAGTGGCCAGCCACCGGGTCGATCGATTTTGAAAAGGTGCACATGACTCTAGGCTACGATGCTCGATTCATGCTAAGCAATGCCACTTTTTCCATTATGGACTCGGAAAAAATag GTTTGCTAGCCAGAAAAGAACTGGACAAAAGTGCTTTCATCGAAGCAATATATAGATTAAACGAGTTGGCCGAAGGAAAAATTTCCATCGACAACGTTGATATATCAAAAATCGACTTGAAATTACTTAGAAATCGAATTTCCATTATACCCAGAGCACCTGTATTCTACGGTACAGTAAG GTTCTTCTTGGACCCGGCAAAGTTGCACACCGATGCGGACATTTGGCACGCGCTGGAAAGAGTACACTTGAAGGACAAGATATCGGCAGTCGCGTCGAAGCTCCATTACACGATAGATGGAAAGATTTTCAGCACCAGTGAAAAGCAGCGGCTATTCCTCGCAAAAGCGTTCCTTTGCCAAAACAAG ATACTACTGATCGAAGAGATAGTCAATCCCGATTTCGAGGCATCGGGTCTGGTGAACCAGGTGATAGAAAAAGAGTTTTCCAATAGTACCGTCGTAACGATCACCAGCCGTACTAGAACAGCTTTATCGTGCGACCGCGTGTTGGTGATTGACAGCAGCCGAGTTCTGGAGTTCGATACTCCATCCATACTGATGGCTGatcaaaattcaaatctgAGGAAAATCATCGAAGAGGAGGACGCAGCCAAGAAGAGAAGAGCTTCCATTCAGAAACTTTAA
- the LOC100121338 gene encoding multidrug resistance-associated protein 5 isoform X1 — protein MTIDNTSFFSYIYSSWLTKYLWKAYRKGITLDEVPDISALDSSSCNIQKFENLWNEELRHRGPTSASLPLVAWRFVRFRVLTSCILNAASQIVSFILQTIFLRKLLEYSEGSESYFFNGMHWVIYIVVFDLLQMTLSTWSDIMNQRTALRLKSACLSLLFKKVVNLNSVTHKNTDELLSMLSRDGHKIYEAVKYGTSIVNGPVVTVCALICISLWLSPSALLGIVIFLSFYVIQYWLVHLIDYCKSGANEFTRIRIKKTVSALKSIRLIKINGWEQHFVQNITNVRSRESKWLWKLSYVNSLNSSIAHAIPIIAIIAIFFMHFSMTRDLTASVAFPICVVVIVQMQSAFMSMKSSLSRLRDSLITFNKIKGGLLLEDTSCHVSKPYEASQAVAIVNGTFVHDKFKKQNYDSENAEDAKKNNFASIDSVTEPEKEKLTEQPTFQPKRIEILSNITFKAKKGQLIGICGKANSGKSSLLLAALGQIKMTNGQLMRQGSCAYVGQKAWLSNTTIRENILFEEAYDAKRYYEAQVVCKLRQDIKRLPDGDETEIGETGVEIPEALRQKIALARAFYADRDIYFMDDPLSSMENSVAQEIFEDLIIRALGEKTILFVTHDLEYLDRCDYMYIMRDRRIAEHGRHKELMRLGREYAAMVRTAIDAEGDYANEFSDSQDDNSEKETEDLKAKENRKASLNNGANTDNESRKSNSSSIDGDEDNVEPREITAMTYYTYVKSLGGFVLLFPIILVYVIYASIGVLSLLRLTWWIEAINDTEKENSFSFYKNWYGSCFFLVVLGCIVQSFVVQFATTRIADNIHYNLLNKILNAPIKFFDAASIGRIKNLLLQDLDNVSLSLPSKLDNTLRYMIVGFIAFFVLMSTIPWFTNYVVFCSILFFFVGKIYRAAQKNLIRLENMVRLATKNFLQNSIQGLSTIRTFKKENDLLSKFQDLMDHNSACIFIKGVSEKWLSIRLQILTTTCIFVAASSIVTMKGEISPAVAGLTFVFILQVPNIIEMNIRYFSKTEIGFVSVKNICDYLQALVHERDNKPASFNPDLEWPATGSIDFEKVHMTLGYDARFMLSNATFSIMDSEKIGLLARKELDKSAFIEAIYRLNELAEGKISIDNVDISKIDLKLLRNRISIIPRAPVFYGTVRFFLDPAKLHTDADIWHALERVHLKDKISAVASKLHYTIDGKIFSTSEKQRLFLAKAFLCQNKILLIEEIVNPDFEASGLVNQVIEKEFSNSTVVTITSRTRTALSCDRVLVIDSSRVLEFDTPSILMADQNSNLRKIIEEEDAAKKRRASIQKL, from the exons ATGACTATAGACAACACGAGCTTCTTTTCCTACATCTACTCGTCATGGCTTACGAAGTACCTGTGGAAGGCCTACAGGAAAGGCATTACTCTTGACGAAGTACCGGACATATCGGCTCTGGATAGCTCTTCGTGCAACATACAAAA ATTCGAGAATCTATGGAACGAAGAGTTGAGGCATCGAGGGCCGACCTCGGCGTCCCTGCCGCTGGTCGCCTGGAGATTCGTTAGGTTCCGGGTTCTCACCTCGTGTATTTTGAACGCTGCTTCCCAAATCGTCAGCTTCATACTTCAG ACGATATTTTTGAGAAAACTTCTGGAGTACAGCGAGGGTTCCGAGAGTTATTTCTTCAACGGCATGCACTGGGTGATCTACATAGTCGTATTCGATCTGCTGCAGATGACGCTATCGACTTGGAGTGATATAATGAATCAACGAACGGCTCTTCGCTTGAAATCAGCTTGCTTGAGTCTGCTGTTCAAAAAAGTCGTGAACTTGAACAGCGTCACGCATAAGAACACGGATGAA CTCTTGAGCATGCTGTCGAGAGACGGGCATAAAATTTACGAGGCGGTTAAATATggaacgtcgatagtcaatgGCCCAGTTGTGACCGTATGCGCGCTGATCTGCATTTCGCTCTGGTTGAGTCCATCAGCGCTATTGGGAATAGTCATATTTCTGTCGTTCTATGTTATTCAA TATTGGTTAGTGCATTTGATCGATTATTGCAAATCGGGCGCTAATGAATTCACTAGGATTAGAATAAAGAAAACAGTGTCAGCACTGAAATCCATTAGACTGATCAAAATCAATGGATGGGAGCAGCATTTCGTTCAAAATATAACAA ATGTTCGCAGTAGAGAAAGCAAATGGCTGTGGAAACTTTCGTACGTTAATAGTCTCAATTCATCGATAGCTCATGCCATCCCGATCATTGCGATCATAGCAATATTTTTCATGCACTTTAGCATGACTCGTGATTTGACAGCATCAGTA GCTTTTCCGATCTGTGTTGTTGTCATAGTACAAATGCAAAGTGCCTTTATGTCGATGAAATCGTCTTTATCTCGCCTCAGAGATTCACTGATaactttcaacaaaattaag GGCGGTCTGTTATTGGAAGATACCAGTTGCCACGTGTCAAAGCCATACGAGGCGTCCCAGGCAGTAGCGATTGTTAACGGAACCTTTGTTCATGATAAATTTAAGAAGCAAAACTATGATTCTGAAAATGCAGAGGACGCAAA aaaaaataattttgccaGCATCGACAGTGTAACTGAACCAGAAAAGGAGAAGTTAACAGAGCAACCGACGTTTCAGCCTAAGCGCATTGAAATTCTATCCAACATAACCTTCAAGGCGAAGAAGGGTCAACTGATCGGAATTTGCGGCAAAGCCAACAGCGGCAAATCATCTCTTCTATTGGCTGCATTGGGTCAGATCAAGATGACCAATGGTCAGCTGATGCGACAAGGCAGCTGCGCTTACGTAGGTCAAAAGGCTTGGCTGTCTAACACTACAATTAGAGAGAATATTCTATTCGAAGAAGCATACGATGCCAAGAGGTACTACGAGGCTCAGGTGGTTTGCAAGCTGAGGCAGGATATAAAAAGACTACCCGATGGTGATGAAACTGAGATCGGAGAAACTGGAGTGGAAATACCGGAAGCACTGAGGCAGAAAATAGCACTTGCAAGAGCATTTTACGCTGACAG GGACATTTACTTTATGGATGATCCTCTGAGCTCCATGGAGAATAGCGTGGCGCAAGAGATATTTGAAGATCTTATTATCAGAGCACTCGGAGAAAAAACTATTCTTTTCGTTACGCATGACCTCGAG TATTTAGATAGATGCGATTATATGTATATCATGCGTGATAGAAGAATAGCAGAACACGGAAGACACAAAGAATTAATGCGATTAGGTAGAGAGTACGCGGCGATGGTCCGAACAGCGATCGACGCAGAAGGTGATTATGCCAATGA ATTTTCAGATTCTCAGGATGATAATTCGGAAAAAGAAACGGAAGATTTGAAAGCAAAGGAAAATAGAAAAGCTTCCTTAAATAACGGCGCGAACACGGATAATGAGTCACGTAAATCAAATAGTAGCTCTATCGATGGCGATGAAGATAATGTCGAACCTCGAGAAATAACCGCAATGACATACTACACCTACGTGAAGTCTCTCGGCGGGTTCGTtctactttttcccattaTTTTGGTGTACGTTATTTACGCCAGCATTGGAGTTCTCAGCTTACTACGACTAACCTGGTGGATAGAAGCTATTAATGat actgaaaaagaaaatagtttCTCGTTTTACAAAAATTGGTACGGCTCCTGCTTCTTCCTCGTCGTACTGGGCTGCATAGTACAAAGCTTCGTGGTGCAATTCGCGACTACGAGAATAGCCGATAATATACACTACAATCTCCTGAATAAAATACTTAACGCCCCGATAAAATTCTTCGATGCTGCTTCAATCGGAAGAATTAAGAATCTCTTGTTACAGGACTTGGATAATG TTAGTCTCTCGCTGCCGTCTAAGTTGGACAATACTTTGCGATATATGATAGTTGGATTTATCGCGTTCTTCGTTTTGATGAGTACGATTCCGTGGTTCACCAACTACGTAGTGTTTTGCAGCATACTTTTCTTCTTCGTTGGAAAAATTTACAG AGCTgctcaaaaaaatcttatACGTCTGGAAAACATGGTGAGACTAGCAACTAAGAATTTTCTTCAGAATAGTATCCAAGGCCTTAGCACAATACGAACGTTTAAGAAGGAAAACGATTTACTGAGCAA ATTCCAGGACCTGATGGATCACAACAGTGcctgtatttttatcaaaggCGTTTCGGAGAAATGGCTTTCCATAAGACTACAGATACTCACGACGACCTGCATTTTCGTCGCCGCGTCTTCAATAGTGACCATGAAGGGAGAGATATCGCCTGCTGTAGCTGGACTCACGTTCGTCTTTATACTGCAAGTGCCGAACATCATCGAGATGAACAtaagatatttttcaaaaacggAAATCGGTTTTGTGAGCGTGAAGAACATATGCGACTATCTGCAA GCTTTAGTACATGAAAGAGATAACAAACCGGCATCGTTCAATCCAGATTTAGAGTGGCCAGCCACCGGGTCGATCGATTTTGAAAAGGTGCACATGACTCTAGGCTACGATGCTCGATTCATGCTAAGCAATGCCACTTTTTCCATTATGGACTCGGAAAAAATag GTTTGCTAGCCAGAAAAGAACTGGACAAAAGTGCTTTCATCGAAGCAATATATAGATTAAACGAGTTGGCCGAAGGAAAAATTTCCATCGACAACGTTGATATATCAAAAATCGACTTGAAATTACTTAGAAATCGAATTTCCATTATACCCAGAGCACCTGTATTCTACGGTACAGTAAG GTTCTTCTTGGACCCGGCAAAGTTGCACACCGATGCGGACATTTGGCACGCGCTGGAAAGAGTACACTTGAAGGACAAGATATCGGCAGTCGCGTCGAAGCTCCATTACACGATAGATGGAAAGATTTTCAGCACCAGTGAAAAGCAGCGGCTATTCCTCGCAAAAGCGTTCCTTTGCCAAAACAAG ATACTACTGATCGAAGAGATAGTCAATCCCGATTTCGAGGCATCGGGTCTGGTGAACCAGGTGATAGAAAAAGAGTTTTCCAATAGTACCGTCGTAACGATCACCAGCCGTACTAGAACAGCTTTATCGTGCGACCGCGTGTTGGTGATTGACAGCAGCCGAGTTCTGGAGTTCGATACTCCATCCATACTGATGGCTGatcaaaattcaaatctgAGGAAAATCATCGAAGAGGAGGACGCAGCCAAGAAGAGAAGAGCTTCCATTCAGAAACTTTAA